In Carassius carassius chromosome 5, fCarCar2.1, whole genome shotgun sequence, one genomic interval encodes:
- the nherf4b gene encoding NHERF family PDZ scaffold protein 4b isoform X2 yields MRQRNSSVAVLWDSMELTERFTFNPKEGIDNPAMVTSDDTETASKPSPRVCVLKKEEGETFGFRLRVEKGKQGHIIRQLDSLGVAERSGLKDGDRLLEVNEMFVDNVEHMEVAHRIQVSGSHLCFLVLDEKAYEQAVSEGRDLRELAKASRGEGWRPPRLCHITRDAPGLGLNIQPVEGEKGKFTVSSVKGGSAEKAGVKKGERLIWIDGAMVSELTHSAISRMVKKCNNHMTMLVIDSDNEKSYARRKMPILPAMADAENMPYRPRRLHLVLGPEGYGFLLRQEKTGTGRSVHMVTEVDKGSPAELGSVKEGEMLLEVNGESTESLSHNQVVSKIRQSGQQVTLTTMPPQGQDFYTKLGLSPLVFFVDVTSGNPEEKKEIPVTVKPALPPVEPQEDVQINPNVRRCILERGSAGFGFHLGCVQQKPGTFISQVAAGGPGEMSGLLQGDVVVEVNGQNVEKESVEDVILNVKRGGDALSLLVVDQKGYDLLKKNGKPITVNKLVPISEVEENVSSAAEPPAVKTVDLSDDST; encoded by the exons ATGAGACAAAGAAACAGCTCAG TTGCAGTGCTATGGGACAGCATGGAGCTGACAGA GAGGTTTACCTTCAATCCCAAGGAGGGAATAGACAATCCAGCCATGGTGACTTCAGATGATACAG AGACTGCATCAAAGCCCTCGccacgtgtgtgtgtgctgaagaaGGAAGAAGGAGAAACTTTTGGCTTCCGTCTGCGTGTGGAAAAAGGGAAGCAGGGTCACATAATTAGACAGCTGGATTCACTGGGAGTGGCAGAGAGGAGTGGGCTCAAGGATGGGGACCGCCTGCTTGAAGTCAATGAGATGTTTGTTGACAATGTGGAACACATGGAG GTGGCACACAGGATTCAGGTGAGTGGATCACACTTATGCTTCCTGGTGTTAGATGAAAAGGCGTACGAGCAGGCTGTGTCTGAGGGTCGTGACCTTAGAGAGCTGGCTAAAGCTAGCCGTGGGGAAGGATGGAGGCCTCCTCGTCTCTGCCACATCACGAGAGATGCACCTGGCCTGGGCCTAAACATACAGCCAGTGGAAG GCGAGAAAGGGAAATTTACAGTAAGCTCAGTGAAAGGAGGTTCTGCAGAGAAAGCAGGAGTGAAGAAAGGGGAACGTCTGATTTGGATAGATGGTGCCATGGTCTCTGAACTAACACACTCTGCCATCAGCAGAATG GTGAAGAAGTGCAACAATCACATGACAATGTTGGTGATTGACAGTGACAATGAGAAGAGTTATGCCCGCAGGAAAATGCCTATTCTCCCAGCCATGGCTGATGCAGAGAACATGCCATATCGACCTCGCAGACTGCATCTGGTGCTGGGGCCAGAAGGGTACGGCTTCCTGCTCAGGCAGGAAAAGACTGGAACGGGACGCAGTG TCCACATGGTGACAGAGGTGGATAAGGGCAGCCCTGCTGAACTTGGAAGTGTTAAAGAAGGAGAGATGCTTCTTGAAGTGAATGGAGAGTCCACAGAGTCACTGAGTCATAATCAAGTTGTCAGCAAAATCAGACAGAGTGGACAGCAGGTCACCCTCACGACTATGCCACCTCAGGGCCAGGACTTCTACACTAAG TTGGGACTCTCTCCCTTGGTGTTCTTTGTGGATGTTACATCTGGTAACCCTGAGGAGAAAAAGGAAATCCCAGTGACTGTGAAGCCTGCATTGCCCCCTGTTGAGCCTCAGGAGGATGTGCAGATCAACCCTAATGTTAGACGCTGTATTCTGGAGAGAGGCTCTGCTGGTTTTGGGTTCCATTTGGGCTGTGTCCAACAGAAACCTGGCACCTTCATCAGCCAG GTAGCAGCAGGAGGCCCAGGAGAGATGTCAGGGCTCCTTCAGGGTGATGTGGTGGTGGAAGTGAATGGACAGAATGTGGAGAAAGAGTCTGTGGAAGATGTGATCTTAAATGTGAAGAGAGGAGGAGATGCTCTTTCTTTACTAGTAGTAGATCAGAAAGGTTATGACTTGCTAAAGAAAAATGGGAAGCCAATCACTGTGAACAAACTAGTACCTATCTCTGAG GTGGAGGAAAATGTTTCAAGTGCTGCTGAACCACCAGCAGTGAAGACTGTTGACTTGTCTGATGACAGCACTTAG
- the nherf4b gene encoding NHERF family PDZ scaffold protein 4b isoform X1 — translation MREVYQFNMFLKLTSSTDYETKKQLRRFTFNPKEGIDNPAMVTSDDTETASKPSPRVCVLKKEEGETFGFRLRVEKGKQGHIIRQLDSLGVAERSGLKDGDRLLEVNEMFVDNVEHMEVAHRIQVSGSHLCFLVLDEKAYEQAVSEGRDLRELAKASRGEGWRPPRLCHITRDAPGLGLNIQPVEGEKGKFTVSSVKGGSAEKAGVKKGERLIWIDGAMVSELTHSAISRMVKKCNNHMTMLVIDSDNEKSYARRKMPILPAMADAENMPYRPRRLHLVLGPEGYGFLLRQEKTGTGRSVHMVTEVDKGSPAELGSVKEGEMLLEVNGESTESLSHNQVVSKIRQSGQQVTLTTMPPQGQDFYTKLGLSPLVFFVDVTSGNPEEKKEIPVTVKPALPPVEPQEDVQINPNVRRCILERGSAGFGFHLGCVQQKPGTFISQVAAGGPGEMSGLLQGDVVVEVNGQNVEKESVEDVILNVKRGGDALSLLVVDQKGYDLLKKNGKPITVNKLVPISEVEENVSSAAEPPAVKTVDLSDDST, via the exons ATGAGAGAAGTATATCAGTTCAATATGTTCCTGAAACTTACATCTTCCACCGACTATGAGACAAAGAAACAGCTCAG GAGGTTTACCTTCAATCCCAAGGAGGGAATAGACAATCCAGCCATGGTGACTTCAGATGATACAG AGACTGCATCAAAGCCCTCGccacgtgtgtgtgtgctgaagaaGGAAGAAGGAGAAACTTTTGGCTTCCGTCTGCGTGTGGAAAAAGGGAAGCAGGGTCACATAATTAGACAGCTGGATTCACTGGGAGTGGCAGAGAGGAGTGGGCTCAAGGATGGGGACCGCCTGCTTGAAGTCAATGAGATGTTTGTTGACAATGTGGAACACATGGAG GTGGCACACAGGATTCAGGTGAGTGGATCACACTTATGCTTCCTGGTGTTAGATGAAAAGGCGTACGAGCAGGCTGTGTCTGAGGGTCGTGACCTTAGAGAGCTGGCTAAAGCTAGCCGTGGGGAAGGATGGAGGCCTCCTCGTCTCTGCCACATCACGAGAGATGCACCTGGCCTGGGCCTAAACATACAGCCAGTGGAAG GCGAGAAAGGGAAATTTACAGTAAGCTCAGTGAAAGGAGGTTCTGCAGAGAAAGCAGGAGTGAAGAAAGGGGAACGTCTGATTTGGATAGATGGTGCCATGGTCTCTGAACTAACACACTCTGCCATCAGCAGAATG GTGAAGAAGTGCAACAATCACATGACAATGTTGGTGATTGACAGTGACAATGAGAAGAGTTATGCCCGCAGGAAAATGCCTATTCTCCCAGCCATGGCTGATGCAGAGAACATGCCATATCGACCTCGCAGACTGCATCTGGTGCTGGGGCCAGAAGGGTACGGCTTCCTGCTCAGGCAGGAAAAGACTGGAACGGGACGCAGTG TCCACATGGTGACAGAGGTGGATAAGGGCAGCCCTGCTGAACTTGGAAGTGTTAAAGAAGGAGAGATGCTTCTTGAAGTGAATGGAGAGTCCACAGAGTCACTGAGTCATAATCAAGTTGTCAGCAAAATCAGACAGAGTGGACAGCAGGTCACCCTCACGACTATGCCACCTCAGGGCCAGGACTTCTACACTAAG TTGGGACTCTCTCCCTTGGTGTTCTTTGTGGATGTTACATCTGGTAACCCTGAGGAGAAAAAGGAAATCCCAGTGACTGTGAAGCCTGCATTGCCCCCTGTTGAGCCTCAGGAGGATGTGCAGATCAACCCTAATGTTAGACGCTGTATTCTGGAGAGAGGCTCTGCTGGTTTTGGGTTCCATTTGGGCTGTGTCCAACAGAAACCTGGCACCTTCATCAGCCAG GTAGCAGCAGGAGGCCCAGGAGAGATGTCAGGGCTCCTTCAGGGTGATGTGGTGGTGGAAGTGAATGGACAGAATGTGGAGAAAGAGTCTGTGGAAGATGTGATCTTAAATGTGAAGAGAGGAGGAGATGCTCTTTCTTTACTAGTAGTAGATCAGAAAGGTTATGACTTGCTAAAGAAAAATGGGAAGCCAATCACTGTGAACAAACTAGTACCTATCTCTGAG GTGGAGGAAAATGTTTCAAGTGCTGCTGAACCACCAGCAGTGAAGACTGTTGACTTGTCTGATGACAGCACTTAG